Part of the Zea mays cultivar B73 chromosome 4, Zm-B73-REFERENCE-NAM-5.0, whole genome shotgun sequence genome is shown below.
AGTTTGCAAATAGAAAAGAGCATGCGCATCGATAATATAATTCCATTTACATAGCATTGCATTGTTTTTCCCATACATAAATGACGATGATCCACCATGAACGTACGTACGTTCGTAAAGGCCGGCGGCAGTCGTCCGCGGTCCAATAAGCTAGTAAGCTATGCTATATAGGCAGAATGGCATCTGTCGGTGAACAGCTAGCTAGCGCAGAGAATGAAGGATGGCGCTCTGCTCTTGTGCTTTTGGGACCGTTATGGAGCATGCAGAGGAGTAGTAGAGGACGGCCATGGCGACTGGGAGaagaagagacgacgacgacgatagaGACGAAAGGAGAGAGCAGTACGTACGTTCGTACGTACTCCTACATCTCGGACGGAGATGAGATCATTCTATGGGTTGGGGCCTGAGGGAGGGGAGAAGAGGGCCGGCGGGGCCCGGTACGGTTGCAGCCGTGCAGGGAGCAATGATGATGAGCGCAAGCAGGCATGGCATGGCCTGGCCCGGTACGGTTGCTGCAGTGCAGTCTTTTCCATAAAATCCACTTTCTGGGTCCCCGTCCCGTCCCGTCACGTCCAGCCCCTTTCCCTTTGGTTTGCCtccccatccatccatccatcgcaTGTGTGTTAACTAAAAGTAGCAGCTCTCTCATCAATAATTCAAACATACGTACAGTACAGCTGTGTGTCAGTGTGTGCTTTGTGGTCATGCATGTGATGGCCTCATgatgtgcttccttcttcctttCTTATCCTACATTCCTACTGCTACCAGCGGACCGGAGCGTCTAATAATCCTTTCATTAGTAAAATTTCCTTCAGCAGTACTTCatgaagcaaaaaaaaaaaacttaATAGCAATAACATATTCATGCATTGTGTTCAGCAGTGATGACCGCGTGGTCACTTCGCCGTCGGCCGTCGGCTGGCCGCCGGTGCACACCTCGCGGCGCAACATCGTCAGCGCCATGCACGTAATAACCAACAAGCAGACCGCTGGCGCCTCCagcgccgtcgccggaaacggcgGCACACCACCCGGAAGCACGACGACAGCCACGCACACCGGCGGCGGCGAGACgaacggggcggcggcggcggcgctggcgGCACGGCCAGCGCTGGCGGCCAGCAGCATGTTCGCCAAGGTGCACATGGAGGGCTACGCGATCGGCAGGAAGGTCAACCTCAGGGCCCAGGACGGCTACGACTCCCTCTCAAGGACGCTCACCAATATGGCAACCAACTTCTTCTGCCGTAAGTCCGCCCCCCACTCCCACCTTGCAAAATTACGATTTTTTCTgcgttttgtttgtttgtttgtttgtttgttttatGAAAAAAATGCAGTTTTTCAAACTGAGCGGCCCAACTTGAGCTAATGAAACGGTTATTCCTTTGGTAACCATATATCATTTTTTTTATAAGGCAGGCCGCAGGCTAAGGATATCCCTCAAACTGAGCGGCCCAACTTGAGCTAATAATACTCGCCAAATCATCCGGCCCAGCGCACAAACCGAGTGGCCCAGTTCGGTTAAGACTAGCCCAACCAGCCCATATGCCCCAGCAGATTAAGGACATGCATCTTGCATTGGCGCAATACTAGCCCAATAATCTGCACGTTAGCCTGTGCATTCTATTCAACCCTACCTTACAGGCCCAACCATAATGATTTACAGATTGTACATTGTTGGGAAATTAAACACTATTAGGGTGTTTAGTTTGATGAATGAGCTAGTCTATTATATTCTCACTCCTTActatttttgttatttttgtttggttgtggaataggatgagttgatccatcattatctcattcctcatagttagttagtactaatatgaggaaaaGAGTTATCCCACCAAATTTAACGAATGAATCCACGATGCGGTACCTCAATTTGGATGGAGCGATTTCTCATACCAAACACCCCGTATGTTTCTTCATAAACCAAATTCAGTGTCTAATTTGGTGACACACCTACTTGTCACTAGGATTGTCGTTCGTTCTATCAATAGTCAATGGTAGTGATTCGacaaaaaaaaaaacaaattGTTAAAGGTACTGGGTTTGCAAGAAAAAAAACAAATGTTAGATATGGTTGCTTTGACTTCTCGTACCTAGACTAGATTTCTCTTGGTCGTCGTGGGTATTTATTGCTTTCAAAGTTGGATTCCAATTTCTCTACCAATATTGGTGGTGGTGTGTCGTGTATTGATCGTTTTTTACaatacaaaacaaaacaaaacaacaaATGGATTTGGTTCCTATAAATGCAGCCGCAGACTGTTCAGGCGCGGCAGAAAAAGACGCTCCAAAGAGTGACAAGTTCATATTCCTGTACGAAGACTTCGAGGGCGACCGAATGTTGGTTGGTGACGTCCCATGGGAGTAAGTGCCATCCATAATATACGATCGTCGCTTGCCATCTGCCCAACTACATATTTTATAGTTACTATCACATGTCATGGTTCAATATAATATAGTaatattgttgttgttgttaatGCTGTTGTGCATATATAGATGCCCTGGAATATATATATTGGATTCTTGGCCTGCATGCATTAATGTTGCTGCTGCAAGATGACAAACTGACCATATATGTTGTAAACTTGTAGATCCACAATGTGCCGAGTCCACTAAAATTTTGGACTACTGGAAAATATATTGTACAGTATTACTTTGCACGTGTCAAATAATATTAAACAGTATACTATTTTCTATGTGCTGCATATATAGAATAGAACATGTAATATATATATGTCTTGTACCAAAGTGTGGGAAAATAGTATAATGCCGTTTGCTGTGCATATTTTCTGCGCAGATTGTTCCTTGCGTCTGCTAAAGGATTGTACATCGTCCGAAAACCCAGCATCAGGCGACAAAGGTAACCGCAAGATCATGCTGCTAGCTAGCTTTGTTACACGTTTTCTAATATTGACTATAccattcttttctctctctctttttttattttacaTTTACAATAAGAGAGAGAGAGTCACTACCATATTCTTGAATAACCGTCGCTAGCTTATAATATACACACACATTGATATGGTTGTTACATTACACAATTTGTTTTCAGGTCGGGGTGAAGGTGACAGAAACTATAAAGCCGAAGAACCAACGACCaacggctgatgatgcaggcactctCTTCAAGCAAGTGTGGTCGCAAGGACAGGAGCATATAAATATATATGCACTACATGCTAGGACATCTTCTTGGTTTTGGCATATATATAGCTCCGAATTACATTTCTTCTGCTGGTACTATATATTTAATAGTAAGGTAGTTAGTAGAGCTATGTGAGTTATGTTGTACTGTTGGTGTTTCCTGATATCAATGTGCATATAGTTTTGATCGCTTTGTAATGGGGGGAAAAATCTACAAAAGGCCGGAAGAAACATGCTCACATTGGTCTCAACAAGTCAACGGTGATAAATAAGGCAGATATATTATGACTTGTTAACCACATCGCTTTTATCATGTTTCTCCCCCCTTTTTTATCTATCATCTTTCATATGCCAACTTGATATTATGTGGCACCAAACCCTTAAAACTAAACCGAAATCCCAGTTGGTTTTTGATCCTAGACTTACGATTCAATTTTCATTACCAATTGTTTTTTTATCGAGCGTAACACTCggaaaagactttgccgagtgcaaaaagccatttgccgagtgtctgggatactcggcaaagaaggcgagtCCGGTAGTGATACACATATTCAAGATAACAAAGAAACAGTTAGTTAAAAAATATCTAACAAATACCTATAATTAAATGTTAGTGTTTACCGCTACCTTCCCTCAGGACAGCTACAATTGTTAGTGTTGGAGCCAGGCGTTGCCCTGGCTTGACCACGGTCAGAGGCGACAAATGGAGAAGGCTGCGACGAGCATGAACGAAAGGACAAGACACACCCACGCTAGAGAGAGGATTGGCGCTGCACTAATGTCGCATCCTTTTTCGATTTATCATTGACGCATATATAGTACACAATGCATGGATACATGCTCGGCCTTGCACCCGAGCCCCACGTCATTGCCACACACCATGCGTGACGCCATTTTCAAGTGGCGTGCGCTCCCCTACATGGCGCTCAAGAAATGGAAATAATCGGGAAACGTTGTGGACCAAGCATGCCTCTAGCCACGTGTCTCCCCTAACCTAACCTAACCGCATGCATGTTCTTGAACAAAAAATTGCATGCGTGCTACAATTTATTTCAACAAACACCCCCTAAAGCTGTTGCACCTTGACGACGCCCAAAGCTCTCCTCGGTTCCAGGAACCTCACCCTCCCTAGTGCCTTTGTGAAGATGTCAGCGAGCTGCCTTGCAGTTCGATCCAACATGATCCACCTCCACCTCCCCTTCCTCGATGCACTCACAAATTAAGTGGTACTTCATGTCAATATGCTTGCTACTTTTGTGGTGTACTTCCCATCCACCTTGtgccaccaaagccaacaacaacCTCACTGTTTCAATCTTGGCTACAGGAGAAAACACTTCATCGAAGTCCACTACCTATCGTTGTCAACAACCTCACTGT
Proteins encoded:
- the LOC100273821 gene encoding Auxin-responsive protein IAA27 produces the protein MLNLAPFETPPLGRQERPTNTIVTATAAIARGNEESSSNTCLQHGHLDLSLGISLSHGGGGGGGSCDASSCGGNKQDSYGGGQGSRDDKDNNVRRMTSCIGGTATANVITAGHSSLAGDLTAAPGGGGGGGWAAAFMPSPTGFMHPWSLAARQQKAAAEQDRTPPATYLSSSDDRVVTSPSAVGWPPVHTSRRNIVSAMHVITNKQTAGASSAVAGNGGTPPGSTTTATHTGGGETNGAAAAALAARPALAASSMFAKVHMEGYAIGRKVNLRAQDGYDSLSRTLTNMATNFFCPADCSGAAEKDAPKSDKFIFLYEDFEGDRMLVGDVPWELFLASAKGLYIVRKPSIRRQRSG